The Pempheris klunzingeri isolate RE-2024b chromosome 1, fPemKlu1.hap1, whole genome shotgun sequence genome includes a region encoding these proteins:
- the LOC139203445 gene encoding sorting nexin-1-like, which yields MAASSDRNPPPFPASEEPGAGLTDMADGDSDEGEDIFVNNTTPVAVSRGVSQPDCVNEEPPDLFSEEEEDSRKTAKSNGVHSDDDNDLFAEAHVELSTDKPGSSARKELSASSGPRPASSYTQSPAAMQPTSLEQLEEEEAKDSFDVDVAVTNPEKVGDGMNAYVAYKVSTRTSLAMFRSKVFSVRRRYSDFLGLYEKLSVKQSLHGCIIPPPPEKSVVGMTKVKVGMDDPSSVEFVERRRAALERYLQRVVSHPSLLQDPDVREFLEREELPRAVNTQALSGAGFLKMINKASDAVNKMTIKMNESDTWFEDKHNELENEEQQLRKLHALVDSLVNHRKELCGNTAVFAKSMAMLGNSEDNTALSRALSQLAEVEDKMEQLHQEQAASDFFIFEELLADYIRLLGAVRGCFDQRMRAWQRWQEAQGTLQKKREAEAKLLWANKPDKLQQAKEEITEWEARVTQYERDFDRIGMTVRKEVLRFEKEKTKDFKSQIIKYLEAMLQSQQRLIKFWEAFLPEAKAIA from the exons ATGGCGGCCAGCTCGGATCGGAATCCCCCTCCTTTCCCCGCCTCTGAGGAGCCAGGAGCTGGACTGACTGACATGGCAGATGGAGACAGCGACGAGGGAGAGGACATTTTCGTCAATAAC ACTACCCCTGTAGCTGTCAGCCGAGGCGTTTCTCAGCCGGACTGTGTCAATGAAGAACCTCCAGATCTGTtcagcgaggaagaggaggacagcaggaaaaCTGCCAAATCCAACGGAGTTCACTCAGACGATGACAACGACCTGTTTGCTG aGGCACATGTGGAGCTGAGCACGGACAAGCCTGGCAGCTCCGCTCGGAAGGAGCTCTCAGCCTCCTCCGGCCCTCGTCCTGCCTCCTCGTACACTCAGAGCCCTGCAGCCATGCAGCCCACCTCGTTGGAACAG ttggaggaggaagaggctaAGGACAGTTTTGATGTGGATGTTGCTGTTACCAACCCTGAGAAAGTTG GAGATGGCATGAATGCATATGTGGCCTACAAAGTATCCACCAGG ACTTCCTTGGCAATGTTCAGGAGTAAAGTCTTCTCTGTGAGGAGGCGTTATAGTGACTTTCTGGGTCTGTATGAGAAGCTGTCTGTCAAGCAGTCGCTCCATGGCTGCATCATTCCACCACCACCTGAGAAAAGTGTCGTAG GGATGACTAAAGTGAAGGTGGGAATGGACGACCCGTCATCGGTGGAGTTcgtggagagaagaagagcagctcTGGAGAG gtATCTTCAGAGAGTAGTGTCTCACCCATCATTACTACAAGATCCTGATGTCCGTGAGTTCTTGGAGAGAGAAGAG ctacCCAGAGCGGTGAACACTCAGGCGCTGAGTGGAGCTGGCTTCCTCAAAATGATCAATAAGGCATCAGATGCTGTCAACAAGATGACCATCAAGATGAATGAGTCTGACACT tggtttGAGGACAAGCACAATGAGTTGGAGAATGAGGAGCAGCAGTTGAGGAAGCTTCACGCTTTGGTCGACTCCCTAGTTAATCACAGGAAGG AGCTGTGTGGGAACACGGCTGTATTTGCCAAAAGTATGGCCATGTTGGGAAACTCCGAGGACAACACAGCCCTGTCCCGGGCCCTGTCCCAGCtggcagaggtggaggacaAGATGGAGCAGCTGCATCAGGAGCAGGCAGCCAGTGACTTCTTCATCTTTGAGGAGCTGCTGGCCGACTACATTCGCCTGCTAGGTGCTGTGCGG GGGTGTTTTGACCAGCGCATGCGGGCGTGGCAGCGATGGCAGGAGGCTCAGGGCacactgcagaagaagagagaggccGAGGCCAAGCTGCTGTGGGCCAACAAGCCAGATAAACTACAGCAGGCCAAAGAAGAGATCACTGAG TGGGAGGCGAGGGTTACTCAGTATGAGAGAGACTTCGACAGGATTGGCATGACTGTGCGCAAGGAGGTTCTCAGGTTTGAG aaagaaaaaaccaAGGACTTCAAGAGCCAGATTATCAAATATTTGGAGGCGATGCTGCAGTCTCAACAACGG CTTATAAAGTTTTGGGAGGCGTTCCTGCCTGAGGCAAAGGCAATAGCTTAA